The following coding sequences lie in one Bacteroides helcogenes P 36-108 genomic window:
- a CDS encoding Nif3-like dinuclear metal center hexameric protein, with amino-acid sequence MKIKEIVSALERFAPLPLQDGFDNAGLQIGLTDAEATGALLCLDVTETVLDEAIALGYNLIIAHHPLIFKGYKSITGRDYVERCILKAIKNDIVVYAAHTNMDNVMGGVNFKIAEKIGLKNVRILEAKKNNLIKFVTFVPAAHAQRVRQSLFDAGCGCIGHYDSCSYNLEGEGTFRAQEGTQPYCGKIGELHTEKEIRIETVLPDYKKAEAIKALLTVHPYEEPAFDIYPLQNTWAQAGAGIIGELEVPETELEFLKRIKKTFEVGCLKHNKLTGREIQTVALCGGAGAFLIPLAINNRADVFITGEIKYHDYFGHENDILLAEIGHYESEQYTKEIFYTIIRDLFPHFEVQLTKVNTNPIKYM; translated from the coding sequence ATGAAAATTAAAGAGATAGTAAGCGCCCTTGAACGGTTCGCGCCTCTGCCATTGCAAGACGGATTTGATAATGCCGGCCTGCAAATCGGATTGACAGATGCGGAAGCAACAGGGGCTTTGTTGTGTCTTGACGTAACTGAAACTGTGTTGGATGAAGCGATTGCATTGGGGTATAACCTCATCATTGCACATCATCCCCTTATCTTCAAAGGATATAAATCCATAACAGGACGTGATTACGTGGAACGTTGCATCTTGAAGGCTATTAAAAATGACATCGTTGTCTATGCTGCACATACCAATATGGATAATGTAATGGGAGGAGTGAATTTCAAGATTGCCGAAAAAATTGGCTTGAAAAATGTGCGTATACTGGAAGCAAAAAAAAACAATTTGATAAAGTTTGTCACATTTGTGCCAGCAGCGCATGCACAAAGAGTACGACAATCCTTGTTCGATGCTGGTTGTGGGTGTATTGGTCATTACGATTCTTGCAGCTATAATCTGGAAGGAGAGGGGACCTTCCGCGCACAAGAAGGAACACAGCCGTATTGCGGGAAAATAGGAGAATTGCATACAGAAAAGGAAATTCGTATCGAGACGGTATTGCCTGACTACAAGAAAGCAGAAGCTATCAAAGCGTTATTGACCGTGCATCCGTATGAAGAACCGGCATTTGATATTTATCCCTTGCAAAATACTTGGGCACAAGCCGGGGCTGGGATAATCGGTGAGTTAGAAGTGCCGGAAACCGAGTTGGAATTTCTGAAACGTATAAAGAAAACTTTTGAAGTAGGCTGCCTAAAACACAATAAACTGACTGGACGCGAAATCCAGACTGTTGCCTTGTGTGGAGGTGCAGGAGCTTTTCTAATACCACTCGCTATCAATAACAGAGCCGATGTGTTTATTACCGGTGAAATAAAATATCACGATTATTTCGGACATGAGAATGATATATTACTGGCAGAGATAGGGCATTATGAAAGCGAACAATATACCAAAGAAATATTTTATACTATAATCCGGGATTTATTTCCTCATTTTGAAGTCCAATTGACCAAGGTGAATACAAATCCCATAAAATACATGTAA
- a CDS encoding DUF4891 domain-containing protein: MKTLLGLFFLFFSFFLLSCQQSSHSQTTDEEGTKELMDTTPKATAIFWIDKSKDPLKKEFPIPIRSVKTKVDIDSTGKVEILSYVKPQDGKVRKYIQHRMKMFRVSKIMLDSGFVKAGEQYVQLRYMPEKMPK, translated from the coding sequence ATGAAAACATTATTGGGCTTATTCTTCTTGTTCTTCTCATTTTTCTTGCTTTCTTGCCAACAGTCAAGTCATTCCCAAACTACCGATGAAGAAGGTACGAAAGAATTGATGGATACCACTCCGAAAGCTACTGCCATTTTTTGGATAGACAAAAGCAAGGATCCATTAAAAAAAGAGTTTCCTATTCCCATACGTAGCGTAAAAACTAAGGTAGATATTGATTCTACTGGCAAAGTTGAGATTTTATCCTATGTCAAGCCTCAGGACGGGAAAGTCAGAAAGTATATTCAACATAGGATGAAAATGTTCCGTGTCTCTAAAATAATGTTAGACAGTGGCTTTGTGAAAGCAGGCGAGCAGTATGTGCAACTTCGGTATATGCCGGAAAAAATGCCGAAATAG
- a CDS encoding ABC transporter permease: MGTIDISYFSLGIGLLLLLIPLFYIWKFKTGLLRATLIGTARMIVQLFFIGIYLKYLFLWNNPWINFLWVIVMVFVASQTALARTGLKRKVLLIPISVGFLCSVVCVGMYFIGVVLRLDNIFSARYFIPIFGILMGNMLSSNVIALNTYYSGLTREQQLYCYLLGNGATRAEAQAPFIRQAIVKAFSPLIANISVMGLVALPGTMIGQILGGSSPNVAIKYQMMIMVITFTASMLSLMITISLASRKSFDAYGKLLPVTVEKKEH; encoded by the coding sequence GTGGGAACAATAGACATATCATATTTTAGTTTAGGTATCGGGCTCCTATTATTGCTGATACCGCTGTTTTACATCTGGAAGTTCAAAACTGGACTTCTACGTGCCACTCTCATCGGTACGGCACGAATGATTGTACAACTGTTCTTTATCGGCATCTATCTAAAATATTTATTCCTATGGAATAATCCGTGGATAAATTTTCTGTGGGTAATAGTCATGGTATTTGTTGCCTCACAAACGGCATTGGCACGTACCGGGCTGAAAAGAAAGGTTCTGCTTATCCCTATCTCCGTAGGATTTCTATGCAGTGTGGTATGTGTAGGCATGTATTTTATTGGGGTCGTCCTACGATTGGACAACATATTCAGCGCCCGATATTTCATTCCGATATTTGGCATACTGATGGGAAATATGCTGTCCAGTAATGTAATAGCTCTCAATACTTATTACAGTGGATTGACAAGAGAACAGCAACTGTACTGTTATCTTCTTGGAAACGGTGCAACAAGAGCAGAGGCACAGGCCCCTTTCATACGTCAAGCTATAGTCAAGGCATTTAGTCCACTGATAGCCAACATCTCCGTCATGGGATTAGTTGCTCTCCCGGGGACAATGATCGGGCAAATTTTGGGAGGAAGTAGTCCTAATGTAGCCATCAAGTATCAAATGATGATTATGGTTATCACTTTTACAGCATCCATGCTTTCACTAATGATTACCATTTCCTTGGCTTCCCGCAAATCATTTGACGCATACGGTAAATTATTACCGGTTACGGTGGAGAAAAAAGAGCACTGA
- a CDS encoding ABC transporter ATP-binding protein, which translates to MLQIENACIAYDNNVLFSGFNLHLNRGEIVSISGSSGCGKTSLLNAILGFIPLKEGSITLNGILLKKESIDIVRKQIAWIPQELALPLAWVKDMVQLPFNLKANRNSPFSESRLFACFEELGLEPELYHKRVNEVSGGQRQRMMIAVASMIDKSLIVVDEPTSALDSGSTEKVLSFFRQQTEKGSSILAVSHDEGFSSGCDRHIRMQ; encoded by the coding sequence ATGCTCCAAATAGAAAATGCCTGCATTGCCTATGATAACAATGTACTTTTTTCAGGATTCAACCTGCATTTAAATCGAGGAGAGATTGTAAGCATCTCCGGCTCTTCAGGATGTGGAAAAACATCCTTGCTCAATGCTATTTTAGGATTTATACCTCTGAAAGAAGGTAGTATCACTCTAAACGGCATATTATTGAAAAAGGAAAGTATAGATATCGTCAGGAAGCAGATAGCATGGATTCCGCAAGAATTAGCACTACCTTTGGCGTGGGTAAAAGATATGGTACAATTGCCTTTCAATCTGAAAGCCAACCGGAACAGCCCTTTTTCCGAATCCAGATTATTTGCCTGTTTTGAAGAACTGGGACTTGAACCGGAACTATATCATAAACGTGTAAATGAAGTGTCGGGCGGACAACGCCAACGTATGATGATAGCTGTAGCATCCATGATAGACAAGTCTCTGATTGTTGTTGATGAACCTACTTCTGCTTTGGATTCAGGCTCAACCGAAAAAGTGCTTTCCTTTTTCCGGCAACAAACAGAAAAGGGGAGCAGTATATTGGCTGTTTCACATGATGAAGGATTCTCTTCCGGATGCGACCGGCACATTAGAATGCAATAA
- a CDS encoding ferredoxin domain-containing protein gives MIQNERDCRHEHVLDVARQMLIAARTAPKGKGVDIIEAALVTGEDIRKLAEKMVAMVEEHGMKFFFRDADNILQAECVVIIGTHEQSQGLNCGHCGYPTCTERPEGVPCALNTVDVGIAIGSACAMAADMRVDTRVMFSAGLAAQHLDWLKGCKSVFAIPVSASSKNPFFDRKPKENPAKS, from the coding sequence ATGATACAGAATGAACGTGATTGTCGCCATGAGCATGTACTTGATGTGGCAAGACAAATGTTAATTGCTGCGCGTACAGCCCCAAAAGGGAAAGGTGTTGATATTATTGAAGCAGCATTGGTTACGGGTGAGGATATAAGAAAACTGGCGGAGAAAATGGTTGCCATGGTTGAGGAACATGGTATGAAATTCTTTTTTCGGGATGCAGATAATATTTTGCAGGCTGAGTGTGTCGTAATAATAGGTACGCATGAGCAGTCTCAGGGGTTGAATTGCGGACATTGCGGTTATCCCACTTGCACAGAACGCCCGGAAGGCGTACCATGTGCATTGAATACGGTTGATGTAGGCATTGCCATTGGTTCGGCATGTGCTATGGCTGCAGATATGCGTGTAGATACCCGTGTCATGTTTTCGGCAGGACTTGCCGCCCAACATCTGGATTGGCTGAAAGGCTGTAAGAGTGTTTTCGCTATTCCGGTTAGTGCATCTTCTAAGAATCCTTTCTTTGATCGTAAACCGAAAGAAAATCCGGCTAAATCATAA
- a CDS encoding agmatine deiminase family protein produces MGYFVGIPLGGATEKDYQVRFGKNMTVQVEMRAPHLPAEWALQSGIQLTWPHRGTDWMYMLDEVQKCFLDIAREIALREKLFIVAPEPEEVKRQISATVNMDNVCFLKCKTNDTWARDHGAITMIDTNGPSLLDFKFNGWGLKFASDKDNLITHHATEAGILKGTYINHLDFVLEGGSIESDGMGTILTTSECLLSPNRNGKMNRVEIEEYLRSVFHAERVLWLDHGYLAGDDTDSHIDTLARFCSPDTIAYVKCIDVADEHYEALRKMEEQLKTFLTLKGEPYRLLPLPMVDSIEEDGERLPATYANFLIMNDVVLYPTYCQTKNDALAKEVLKNAFPNHEIIGIDCRALIKQHGSLHCVTMQYPAGVL; encoded by the coding sequence ATGGGATATTTTGTAGGAATACCGTTAGGTGGTGCTACTGAAAAAGATTATCAAGTACGGTTTGGCAAGAATATGACAGTACAAGTTGAAATGCGTGCTCCCCATCTGCCGGCCGAATGGGCATTGCAGAGTGGCATACAGTTGACTTGGCCACACAGAGGAACAGACTGGATGTATATGCTTGATGAAGTACAGAAGTGTTTTCTTGATATTGCCCGCGAGATAGCCTTACGTGAAAAGTTATTTATTGTGGCCCCGGAGCCGGAAGAAGTGAAACGACAGATATCTGCTACGGTCAATATGGATAATGTTTGTTTTTTGAAATGTAAGACCAATGATACTTGGGCTCGTGATCATGGAGCCATCACCATGATAGATACCAATGGACCTTCCCTTCTCGATTTTAAATTTAATGGTTGGGGACTGAAATTTGCATCCGACAAAGATAATTTGATTACGCACCATGCAACAGAAGCTGGAATATTAAAGGGGACTTATATCAACCACTTGGATTTTGTGCTTGAAGGCGGTTCCATTGAAAGTGATGGTATGGGCACGATTCTCACAACGTCCGAGTGCTTGCTTTCTCCAAATCGTAACGGGAAAATGAATAGAGTTGAAATAGAAGAATATCTTCGTTCGGTTTTTCATGCAGAACGTGTACTTTGGTTGGATCATGGTTATTTGGCAGGAGATGATACTGATAGCCATATTGATACACTTGCCCGTTTTTGTTCACCCGACACCATTGCCTATGTGAAGTGTATCGATGTTGCCGATGAACATTACGAGGCACTCCGGAAAATGGAAGAACAGTTAAAAACATTTCTTACGCTGAAGGGAGAACCTTATCGGCTACTGCCTTTGCCTATGGTGGATAGTATTGAAGAAGATGGAGAACGGCTTCCCGCAACTTATGCCAATTTTTTGATAATGAATGATGTTGTGCTCTATCCTACTTATTGTCAGACCAAAAATGATGCCCTTGCCAAAGAAGTGTTGAAAAACGCTTTTCCAAATCATGAAATAATTGGAATTGATTGCCGTGCTTTGATCAAGCAGCATGGTTCTTTGCATTGTGTCACAATGCAATATCCCGCAGGTGTTTTGTAA
- a CDS encoding carbon-nitrogen hydrolase: MARKIKVGIIQQANTSDVRTNLMNLTQSIEACAAHGAQLVVLQELHNSLYFCQTENTQLFDLAEPIPGPSTGFYSELAAANNVVLVTSLFEKRAPGLYHNTAVVFESDGSIAGKYRKMHIPDDPAYYEKFYFTPGDIGFEPIQTSLGKLGVLVCWDQWYPEAARLMSLRGAEILIYPTAIGWESSDEDDEKVRQLNAWIISQRGHAVANGLPVVSVNRVGHEPDPSMQTNGILFWGNSFIAGPQGEFLAQAGNNSPENIVVEVDLERSENVRRWWPFLRDRRVDAYGGLTKRFLD, translated from the coding sequence ATGGCAAGAAAAATAAAAGTCGGTATCATCCAGCAAGCAAATACATCCGATGTTCGGACAAACCTCATGAATCTAACTCAGAGTATTGAAGCCTGTGCCGCCCATGGGGCACAACTGGTAGTATTGCAAGAATTGCACAACTCCCTGTACTTCTGTCAAACAGAGAATACACAGTTATTTGATCTGGCGGAACCTATTCCCGGTCCTTCTACCGGATTCTATTCAGAATTAGCTGCTGCCAACAATGTTGTTCTTGTTACATCGCTATTTGAAAAGCGTGCACCCGGCTTGTATCATAATACAGCCGTTGTTTTTGAAAGTGATGGCAGCATAGCCGGGAAATATCGGAAAATGCATATTCCCGATGATCCGGCGTATTATGAGAAATTCTACTTTACTCCCGGTGACATAGGTTTTGAACCTATCCAAACTTCTTTGGGTAAATTAGGTGTATTGGTTTGCTGGGATCAATGGTATCCGGAGGCAGCCCGTTTGATGTCATTGAGGGGTGCGGAAATACTCATATATCCCACAGCTATCGGCTGGGAAAGTAGTGATGAGGACGATGAAAAAGTCCGTCAGCTCAATGCTTGGATTATTTCTCAACGAGGTCATGCCGTAGCCAATGGCCTGCCGGTGGTTTCTGTCAATCGCGTGGGGCATGAACCAGATCCGTCTATGCAGACCAATGGTATCTTATTCTGGGGAAATAGTTTTATAGCCGGACCTCAGGGAGAGTTTTTGGCACAAGCCGGGAACAACTCTCCGGAAAACATTGTGGTTGAAGTGGATTTGGAACGCTCGGAAAATGTGCGTCGTTGGTGGCCATTTTTGCGTGATCGTAGAGTTGATGCTTATGGCGGATTGACGAAGCGTTTTCTGGACTAA
- a CDS encoding GtrA family protein has product MKESIRIFRFAAIGTLNALIMAVTVWIMMDKLSINYILSNGTAYTLAQIHNFIWCKYWIFPTKKSNTWRQVLLFSMAFGTAYGIQFLFLIGSVEGLNCNKYLAQFLGLFVYGGVNFFINKKITFC; this is encoded by the coding sequence GTGAAAGAGTCTATACGCATTTTTCGTTTTGCAGCAATTGGCACATTGAATGCTTTGATTATGGCTGTTACCGTTTGGATAATGATGGATAAGCTAAGCATCAATTATATACTTTCTAATGGAACTGCATACACATTAGCACAGATTCATAATTTTATCTGGTGCAAATATTGGATATTTCCCACAAAAAAGAGCAACACTTGGCGTCAAGTGTTGCTCTTTTCCATGGCTTTCGGAACAGCCTATGGGATCCAGTTTCTTTTCCTTATCGGATCGGTGGAAGGTCTTAACTGTAACAAATATCTTGCCCAATTCCTTGGATTGTTTGTTTATGGAGGAGTAAACTTCTTTATAAACAAGAAGATTACCTTTTGCTAA
- the aspS gene encoding aspartate--tRNA ligase, whose amino-acid sequence MYRSHTCGELRISDINKQVTLAGWVQRSRKMGGMTFIDLRDRYGITQLVFNEEVNSELCERANRLGREFVIRITGSVNERFSKNKNIPTGDIEIIVSELNVLNSSLTPPFTIEENTDGGDDIRMKYRYLDLRRANVRSNLELRHKMTIEVRKYLDSQGFIEVETPILVGSTPEGARDFVVPSRMNPGQFYALPQSPQTLKQLLMVSGFDRYFQIAKCFRDEDLRADRQPEFTQIDCEMSFVEQDDIINLFEGMAKYLFKEIRDVELTEPFLRMPWADAMKYYGSDKPDLRFGMKFVELMDIMKGHGFSVFDNAAYVGGICAEGAASYTRKQLDALTEFVKKPQIGAKGMVYARIEADGSVKSSVDKFYTQEVLQEMKSAFGAKPGDLILILSGEDVMKTRKQLCELRLEVAGQLGLRDKNKFALLWVVDFPMFEWSEEEGRLMAMHHPFTHPKEEDIPLLDTDPAAVRADAYDMVCNGIEVGGGSIRIHDAQLQAKMFEILGFTPEKAQEQFGFLMNAFKYGAPPHGGLAYGLDRWVSIFAGLDSIRDCIAFPKNNSGRDVMLDAPSVIDQKQLDELNLIVAVKE is encoded by the coding sequence ATGTATAGATCACACACCTGCGGAGAACTTCGTATCTCCGATATTAACAAGCAAGTGACACTGGCAGGTTGGGTACAGCGCAGCCGTAAGATGGGAGGCATGACATTCATTGACCTGCGTGACCGTTACGGAATTACTCAATTAGTATTCAATGAAGAAGTAAACTCTGAACTTTGCGAACGTGCCAACCGCTTGGGACGTGAGTTTGTTATCCGGATAACAGGCAGCGTGAATGAGCGTTTCAGTAAAAACAAGAATATTCCAACTGGTGATATCGAAATTATTGTTTCGGAACTGAATGTCTTGAATTCCTCGTTGACGCCACCTTTCACTATTGAAGAAAATACAGATGGCGGAGATGATATCCGTATGAAGTATCGCTATTTGGATTTACGGCGTGCCAATGTTCGCAGCAATCTGGAGCTTCGTCACAAAATGACAATTGAAGTACGTAAATATCTTGATAGCCAGGGATTCATTGAAGTAGAGACTCCCATATTAGTAGGTTCTACTCCTGAGGGTGCACGTGACTTTGTTGTTCCTTCGCGTATGAATCCGGGGCAATTCTACGCTTTGCCGCAAAGCCCGCAAACACTGAAGCAGTTATTAATGGTATCCGGTTTTGACCGTTATTTTCAGATTGCAAAATGCTTCCGTGACGAAGACTTGCGTGCCGACCGCCAGCCTGAATTTACTCAGATAGACTGTGAAATGTCTTTTGTGGAACAAGATGACATCATCAATCTGTTCGAAGGTATGGCTAAATATCTGTTCAAGGAAATCCGTGATGTCGAACTGACCGAACCCTTCTTGCGCATGCCATGGGCTGACGCAATGAAATATTATGGTAGCGATAAACCCGATCTCCGTTTCGGCATGAAATTCGTCGAGCTGATGGATATAATGAAAGGACACGGTTTCTCTGTTTTCGATAATGCTGCATACGTTGGAGGTATCTGTGCAGAAGGTGCTGCAAGCTATACCCGTAAACAATTGGATGCACTGACTGAATTTGTTAAGAAGCCACAGATTGGCGCAAAAGGCATGGTATATGCCCGTATAGAGGCTGACGGTAGTGTAAAATCAAGTGTCGATAAATTCTATACGCAAGAGGTATTGCAAGAGATGAAATCCGCATTCGGTGCAAAACCGGGAGACTTGATTCTGATTCTGAGTGGCGAAGACGTGATGAAAACTCGCAAACAGCTATGTGAACTCCGCCTTGAAGTAGCCGGTCAATTAGGTCTGCGCGACAAGAATAAGTTTGCATTGTTGTGGGTTGTTGACTTCCCAATGTTCGAATGGAGTGAGGAAGAGGGAAGACTGATGGCCATGCACCATCCATTCACTCATCCAAAAGAAGAAGATATTCCTTTATTGGATACCGATCCGGCAGCCGTTCGTGCAGACGCATATGATATGGTATGCAACGGTATTGAAGTGGGGGGAGGTTCTATCCGTATTCATGATGCACAATTACAGGCTAAAATGTTCGAAATATTGGGATTTACTCCAGAAAAAGCTCAAGAACAGTTTGGCTTCCTGATGAATGCTTTTAAGTATGGTGCTCCTCCTCACGGTGGTTTGGCCTATGGGCTTGACCGTTGGGTAAGTATTTTTGCCGGACTTGACAGTATCCGTGACTGCATTGCGTTCCCGAAAAACAATAGCGGACGAGATGTAATGCTGGATGCTCCTTCTGTCATTGACCAAAAACAATTGGATGAACTGAACCTGATTGTTGCAGTAAAAGAATAA
- a CDS encoding diacylglycerol/lipid kinase family protein — translation MDEKKKKISFVINPISGTQSKEQIMKCIDEKLDKAKYVQEVVYTDHAGHAVEIAAQKAKEGVHAVVAIGGDGTINEIARSLVHTRTSLGIIPCGSGNGLARHLQIPMEPKKAIDVINEGLIDIIDYGKINDVPFFCTCGVGFDAFVSLQFSKAGRRGPLTYLEKTLLESLKYRPETYELEMDGSTLRYKAFLIACGNASQYGNNAYIAPQATLTDGLLDVTILEPFTVLDVPALSFQLFNKTIDQNSRIKTFRCQTLCIHRSKPGVVHFDGDPMMAGENIDVEIIKKGLQVIVPHNATKDTSNVLQRAQDYINGLKQINEAFVEDIAHTNKKILHKGKEQIKKLTKG, via the coding sequence ATGGACGAAAAAAAGAAGAAAATATCATTTGTTATAAATCCGATATCCGGCACGCAGAGTAAAGAACAAATAATGAAATGCATTGATGAAAAGCTGGATAAAGCGAAATATGTACAAGAGGTTGTCTATACCGATCATGCCGGTCATGCTGTAGAAATAGCAGCACAAAAGGCAAAGGAAGGTGTACATGCTGTTGTTGCCATTGGAGGAGACGGTACTATTAATGAAATAGCCCGTTCGTTAGTACATACTCGGACTTCCTTGGGGATTATCCCATGCGGTTCGGGTAACGGCCTGGCACGGCACTTGCAAATTCCGATGGAACCTAAAAAAGCCATCGATGTTATTAATGAAGGACTGATAGATATTATTGACTACGGAAAAATAAATGATGTGCCGTTCTTTTGTACTTGCGGCGTGGGATTTGATGCTTTTGTCAGTTTACAGTTTTCAAAAGCAGGCAGAAGAGGTCCGCTTACTTATCTGGAAAAAACATTACTCGAAAGTCTGAAATATCGTCCGGAAACATACGAGTTGGAAATGGATGGAAGCACTCTACGATATAAAGCCTTCCTTATAGCCTGTGGAAATGCTTCACAATACGGAAATAATGCCTATATTGCCCCGCAGGCTACTTTGACAGACGGATTGCTGGATGTCACGATACTGGAGCCTTTTACCGTTTTGGATGTTCCTGCATTATCTTTTCAATTGTTCAATAAGACCATTGATCAAAATAGCCGCATCAAAACATTCCGCTGCCAGACTTTATGTATTCATCGCTCCAAACCGGGAGTAGTGCATTTTGACGGTGATCCGATGATGGCCGGTGAAAATATTGACGTGGAAATTATAAAAAAAGGATTGCAAGTCATTGTTCCGCATAATGCAACAAAAGACACATCCAACGTGCTGCAAAGAGCTCAGGACTATATTAACGGATTGAAGCAGATTAATGAAGCTTTTGTCGAAGATATTGCTCATACTAACAAAAAGATATTGCATAAAGGAAAAGAACAAATTAAAAAACTAACCAAAGGATAA
- the spt gene encoding serine palmitoyltransferase — MGLLQDKFAKYDLPQQFMAKGVYPYFRTINSHQDTEVMMDGKKVLMFGSNAYMGLTYDKRIIDASIAATEKYGTGCAGSRFLNGTLDIHVELEKELAEFVGKDEALCFSTGFTVNEGIIPAVVGRGDYIICDDRDHASIVDGRRLTFATQLKYKHNDMEALEKELQKCEPDAVKLIVVDGVFSMEGDLANLPEIVRLKKKYNASIYVDEAHGLGVFGKQGRGVCDHFGVTKDIDLIMGTFSKSLASIGGFIAGDKEVINWLRHNARSYIFQASSTPASTAAAREALHIIKSEPDRIQRLWDITNYALKRFRDAGFEIGETESPIIPLYVRDTEKTFVVTKMAFDEGIFINPVIPPACAPQDTLVRVALMATHTKEQVDYAVDHLTKCFKELGIIK, encoded by the coding sequence ATGGGTTTACTACAAGACAAATTTGCGAAGTACGACCTGCCGCAACAGTTTATGGCAAAAGGCGTATATCCGTATTTCCGCACAATTAACAGCCATCAGGATACAGAGGTAATGATGGATGGTAAAAAGGTCCTGATGTTTGGCTCTAATGCATACATGGGACTGACTTACGACAAACGAATTATTGATGCTTCAATAGCCGCCACAGAAAAATACGGTACAGGTTGTGCAGGTTCTCGTTTCTTGAATGGAACGTTAGACATACACGTTGAACTGGAGAAAGAATTGGCGGAATTTGTCGGAAAAGACGAAGCACTGTGTTTTTCTACTGGGTTTACGGTAAATGAAGGCATTATTCCCGCAGTAGTAGGCCGTGGTGATTATATCATTTGTGATGACCGTGACCATGCTTCCATCGTGGACGGGCGTCGTCTTACATTTGCTACGCAATTAAAATATAAGCACAATGACATGGAGGCTTTGGAAAAAGAACTCCAGAAATGCGAACCGGATGCAGTGAAGCTGATTGTCGTAGATGGAGTCTTTTCCATGGAAGGTGATTTGGCCAACTTGCCCGAAATTGTCCGCCTGAAGAAGAAATATAATGCCAGCATATATGTAGATGAAGCTCATGGTTTAGGTGTTTTCGGTAAACAAGGTCGTGGTGTTTGTGACCATTTTGGCGTTACAAAAGACATTGATCTTATTATGGGAACATTCAGCAAATCATTGGCTTCCATCGGTGGTTTTATTGCCGGAGACAAAGAGGTGATTAATTGGTTGCGCCATAATGCCCGTTCCTATATTTTTCAGGCAAGTAGTACACCTGCTTCAACTGCAGCCGCACGCGAAGCTCTGCATATCATAAAGTCGGAACCGGATCGCATCCAACGTTTATGGGATATCACCAATTACGCATTAAAAAGGTTCCGTGATGCCGGTTTTGAAATCGGTGAAACCGAATCTCCTATCATTCCTCTGTACGTGCGTGATACCGAGAAGACATTTGTTGTGACGAAGATGGCTTTTGATGAAGGTATTTTCATCAATCCGGTTATACCTCCTGCTTGTGCCCCGCAAGACACATTGGTACGTGTGGCATTGATGGCTACTCACACTAAAGAGCAGGTGGATTATGCAGTGGATCATCTTACGAAGTGCTTCAAGGAGTTAGGTATTATCAAATAA
- a CDS encoding tRNA1(Val) (adenine(37)-N6)-methyltransferase, whose protein sequence is MTNLSFKFKQFTIYHDKCAMKVGTDGVLLGAWAPVANAKRVLDVGTGTGLIALQLAQRNSDAKITAIEIDIAAAKQARDNVLHSSWADRIEVVCIDFRNYQSEDKFDLIVSNPPYFINALKCPNKQRCVARHTEDLNYNLLFSRAAHLLCDQGVISIIIPSEAEKLVLDTAWNHKLLPLHRMRVFTKPEKPCRRVLLTFGFQNKECIEENICIEVNHNEFTPEYIALTKDFYLKL, encoded by the coding sequence ATGACCAATTTATCATTTAAGTTCAAACAATTTACTATATATCATGACAAATGCGCTATGAAAGTAGGTACAGACGGTGTACTTTTAGGAGCATGGGCTCCCGTTGCCAATGCCAAGCGTGTACTTGATGTGGGTACTGGTACTGGACTAATAGCCTTGCAGTTAGCTCAAAGAAACTCCGATGCGAAAATTACAGCAATTGAAATTGATATAGCTGCTGCAAAGCAAGCGAGAGATAACGTATTACATTCTTCATGGGCAGACAGAATAGAAGTTGTATGTATTGATTTCCGAAATTATCAATCAGAAGATAAATTTGACCTTATAGTTTCCAATCCCCCTTATTTTATTAATGCACTCAAATGTCCTAACAAGCAACGTTGTGTGGCACGACATACAGAAGACTTGAATTATAATTTATTGTTTTCTCGGGCAGCACACTTACTTTGTGATCAAGGAGTCATAAGTATTATAATTCCATCTGAGGCTGAAAAACTTGTTCTCGATACCGCTTGGAACCACAAATTACTTCCCTTGCATCGTATGCGTGTCTTTACAAAACCGGAAAAACCGTGCCGTCGCGTATTATTAACCTTCGGTTTCCAAAATAAAGAGTGTATTGAAGAAAATATTTGTATTGAAGTGAATCACAATGAATTTACCCCCGAATATATAGCTCTGACAAAAGACTTTTATCTAAAATTGTGA